In Nonlabens agnitus, the DNA window TTCTAATTCTACACCTGGCCCCAGACTGATTACAATACCATTATCTAAGTGATAAAGTCCATCCAGCGTTAAGACTAATGGATTCACACGTTCAATAGTCTCATTATTGTTTTTAGTAACTACAAAGTTTTCTATTTCAACATCATTATGCAGACCAATGCCCCATTGATGGTTGAACCAATAATCTAGATCAAGACCCCAAGAAGGGATATATAAGTTGCCGTCGATCCCATCGCTGTTGATGAAAGTATGACCTATAATAGCGGCTATACGCAGCCCCTTTGTATTCGTCTGTTGTTCAATGCGATGATGTTGTTGCGCTAGTGATACCTGCGTTGCGCATAGAGAAATAATCAGGAAAAATACCGTTTTCATTTATAGGGTATAGGTTATACTGGTTTCCCAGATATTATTGGTTATGGAACTATTTTCCCTAGGTATATTGATACGATGAAAACCTGAGGAGATAGTGATGTGTTCGCTTTCGCGAAAGCGTAATCCTAGAAAGATCCAATTTTGATCTATTTTTTGGGGTTGAAATCTTTTTTGAAAGTCGAGAAAGACCTCGTCATAGGCTAACACTGAAATGTTATCTGCACTAAATAGCGGTATGGTAATAATTAGGCGATATCGCAATCGTCCAGAGTAGTCTGTTTTTGAAATGATATGACGATTATCTGTTGAATCAATTGTTTCTCTGAACCTCTCTTCAAACCGAAGCCTATGGGAAATCTCAAATTGATTGATGCTGTGTTGTATGAATAGTTGTTGCCATAGATTATTCTCTTTAAAATCAAGAGGCGTGGAAAAATTTGAATAACTATAGTTTTTGATGTAGGAATATCCTGTTGCCGCTGTTATAGACTTATCCAATCTATATTCGATAGAGGGTCTTAAAACAATTTGCTCCCAATCTTTAATAAAATTAGTCCTACGGAAATTAAACTCAGATCTTACAAACAAGCGTTCTTTTACGTCCATTTTAATAGATAAGGTATTCCAACTGCTGTTGTGCTCATATCGCTCTCTCTGTGCCTGAACAGATATTGTAAATAATAAGAGCGTTACTAATAATCTATAGTGCATCTGTAATTGTTTCAAGAGTAAAATTATTGAATGCTTGATGCACAGGGCGTAACCCGAGTTACACAACCTGATATTTTAGAAATAAAAAGAGCAGGTCATCTAGAGCTGCTCTTTCAT includes these proteins:
- a CDS encoding DUF2490 domain-containing protein is translated as MKQLQMHYRLLVTLLLFTISVQAQRERYEHNSSWNTLSIKMDVKERLFVRSEFNFRRTNFIKDWEQIVLRPSIEYRLDKSITAATGYSYIKNYSYSNFSTPLDFKENNLWQQLFIQHSINQFEISHRLRFEERFRETIDSTDNRHIISKTDYSGRLRYRLIITIPLFSADNISVLAYDEVFLDFQKRFQPQKIDQNWIFLGLRFRESEHITISSGFHRINIPRENSSITNNIWETSITYTL